GCAGTTCCAAGACCAAGAACCTGAAGCTTTCCCCAAAGTCGACATTTCTCACACCCTACACAGTCCATCAACGCACTGCAAACCAAATGCAATTATTACATCATAGCTACACCAATTAAATCAGTGGCACAGATATCAAACGTCAGAAATCAAAGAGAAAGATGAAACAGTACGTTAAGTTCTTCTGCAAGTGAGGGTTACTAAGAACCTaatgaaagttaaaatatacaatttcaGATTTCATTTCCTCTTGAGAAGGTCGAAGTTTTCAATGAATTCAGAAATCTTAATGTGTCGACACAAGTATGATTTAAGTAAATATGGCTTCTCATTTTATATGTTCCAACTTCCAATGCATAATGTAGAAATAAGAAATTGTCGCTTTTTAAATGCATTGCCAACAAGGAAATTAGAGAAACCTGATATTTTTGAACTGAGCTTGTATTTTCTGCTTCAGTTCAGGTCCTCTTTGTCCTTTCCATAATTTAGCTTCATCAAATGGAAGTGGGCATGCAGCTTGCAATTTTGGATTATAAAGTAGCTGTCTCATTAGGGAATGTGTTTTTAGGTCCTCGGTTGGATTACCGGTATCGTATTCAGCTTGTTCCAAGTAATCAGCTGCCTGCAATGCTTCAAGCAACCTCTAGTAAAATAACTGACTCcagaaataataaatacttgACTAGTACAAATAGATTTATTAAGTACTTGGACTCATGCTACTCACCTTTGTCACAGCTCGGAGCACAAAGAGGAATGTGAAGTATAAGTTCTGCACACGATTTGGATATCTTAAAACCCGATTATACATTAAGTCAAGATTATGTCCCCactgaaataagaaaataaaaacaaataagttAAATATCCATAGAACTATGATGCACCTACAAATAAAGATAcacaaaattaagaatttatacCAAGTTTGTGGCTTCATCAAGTAGATAATCAGAAGCTATATGGATCGAAATAGATGAGTGAAGGCCAGAAATCAATTTGTAAAGTATTTTTTCCTCTTGGCACAATTCTTCAGCTGGATCTGCATAGcagagaaaaattttaaaagaaacttttGTGAGGGAATAAAAAAAGTGACTCATCAGTATATTCCTATCTTCCAGTAAGGACAATTGTAACAAAGTGGACATGAAAGAACATAAATCATGCCAATCATGGTAATTAATAAATTCTTCAAATAGCAAAAGAATCCAAAACATCAACATTTGCGAGCCTGTTTGTGTATGTCAGAGAGAGATGGTAATTTCAGACATGATATGATTACACAACACTAATGTGACAACACGAATACAATCACGGTTGTGGAAAATTTATAAGACaagtggtaaaaatatataaaattttatataatttataatacattaaaCATGACTATAATGTGTAAAAACACACAAACATGACAATCTGAATACATAAATTGCCAGATCTAGAGAATAGGGAAGATGGAATCAAAAGCCAGAAACACCAGTATTATGAGACAAGCCTGGTCGCAAATATATTAACACTAATAAAGACTATGTATCAGGTTCTGGTCAGGAGATCAAAACTCAAAGCAAGCTCCTCAAGCCAATCAAGTACAGAATTAATAAAAGGAAATACAATATTAGTTATTactcaaaaatcaaatttttaaggAGTAAGGGCCTAACACCTCTAAATGTACAAAAAATGCTTTGGCGACCTGCATTCACTCACGCTTTACAGAATAACAAGTGAGAACTCACATTTGGGACAGTTCTCCGAGTAGACAGCATCCCATATTCTTCTGGCTGATGGACCAGTGTAGCCAGTGTAGCGCTCTGGGTTCAGTTGAAGGTTCACATATGTCATCTCAGCTGCAAAATTGAAATTGTTTAATAATGGACAAGTTCAATTTTTTGGAATATATTAAAACACCACCATTTCACTGCAAGTCTTTTTGTAACTAGCATTGCCAAGAGAGCAACACTGAATCTTAACTCATTGCAAAACATCAATTTAACTATTAATCTCAAGGACACAAACATGGAGCTTGAGAGCATCCAATACATAAAAACTggcaaaaaaacttaaatacgTCGGAACTGTCAAGAACAGATTCGGACTCACAATTATCAGTCTCATCATCATATGTCCAGGGGTTATCTGTTTCTGTCCACCCCCTAAAAGCCTTACTATCTAGTGTGCGGTCAACAGCAGCCTGCGGCTTTCCTTCTTGGCACTTAAGGTCATCTGATGGAAGGCCATGATGGTAGGGCTTCTTAAATAATTCAGGGAATTCATTTTCTGGACATTCACAAACACTACAATCCCGCAAACGGCACATACCATCATCAGGCCAAAATGGACAGTTACACCACAATTTAACCTGCCCAAGGCAATAGAAAAAACTaggattcaaaaaaaaaaatcaggtAAGGGATCTATATAGAGCATGATTTCAAATGGGAGCAATCTGTTCTTATTCCTAAATTCATTCCGTGTTTGCATCATAATAATTAGACTTCTCAACAACTTAAACTAGTgtgcatttttcattttataaacatGTTAGATTTCAAAACTTGCACAAGTCCTATGGTCACTTCCTTTGCACTCTACAAGTACGGCAAGTATGAATATTACATTGAAAATAATATCAgacaaatgaaaatggaagcTCAAACTGCATAGACAGAATACTATAATTACTGAACAGAATTTTATAACTGCGGATCACGCCATTTACCACACCATTTATCTGGTAATTTCTTGTAATTAACTGCAATATATAACCATTTCTATTGGAAAGCTTTCAGGTCCCAGCATCAACATTGTGAACATTATCTCTAaaataacaaactaaaataTTCACATAATATTTCCATCATAGAATGGGTATTGGGCATTAATCTAACCTTGAAATACCGAAAAAATGGAGTTTTAACAAGATCCTGAAGTAATGGATGTAAGACTTCCTCATTAAGATGGTCAACAGTCTCATAATCACAACAACAATCCTCTACAATCCCACTATACCTGTGTTTGTCCTGCACAAATTCAAGAAGAGTCATTGccataccaaaaaaaaatattaatcaacTATCTCATCTTTCAACCTAAACAGAAAAGAGGGGTTCTACAAAGGCAACAACTTTTCAAGAAATTCATGTAAAAGCAACTAAGATATTCGTAAGCCAGAAGTAAGGTTCACTAGAAATACATAAAAGTGAAACAGAGTACTTGAATTTGTATCAATTAGACACATAAATGTGAAAGAGACTACTTTTTTAGTACCCAATGAATTCATCTAAACACTACTAAAAAGCTTACAAACAGAAGGATAAGATCACAAGAATACGGGAATGGGTAGTTGAATTTGGCgccaatttaataaaaaccaaagtgaaataacataaaattccttttttatttcattccaaCCACGTCTTCCAATTTAACAAATTGGAAAGAGGAAAAGGAGGGGAGAAAAGTGAAACCTGAGGACAATGACAAGACTTGCTAAACTGTCCAGATTTAAAAGGGATCTTTGGTGTACTTCTTGAAGCCAAAGCGATAGCAAGGAGAATCGTAGTGAAAGCTCCGATCACCCATCTCCACTTCATTTTATCCCCCTTCTTGATCTTCTTTACCTCTGATTCCACCATCTACCACCTTTTCgacaaagtaaaagaaaaaagatccAGAGCACCAAAACTCCGAAACCCCTTGTTTTGTGTCCTGCAATTCAatagaaaacaagaaaaaatggTAACAATACTAATTCTTTTAGAATATAGTCGTGATGAAGGTGATGGAATTTCGTGCTTTGGGTTGTGTTATTTGCAAGAGTAGGTTTTGGGGTTAGAAGACGTTGAAAATCTGGGATTTTAAGGGGATCAAAGAGAAGAGATAGATGATCTAAGAAATTTCTTGGTGTTTTGGTCTCtggttttatttctttgtagTCTGTACCGTTTCAAACCATGGGAACACGGAGAAAATGGAAGGGGGCGATATGGTGCCTGAGGGTGCACTTAATTTAATGTAGTACCTCAGAAATAAAAACAGGAACAAGAACCTTTGTGTGTAAGAAACAAATATAACATATTCGGATattcataaatattcttttttttttctaattttgattgaatttataattatttttcatagatgtggtattaatttaaaaacacattCATTATTCATACaacgaaatataaaaaaatcattttatttaattataatatatattttaatattttattttattttattaaaactatttataaaattttataaatttaaaactttatattatttatttataatataattatttttaattataatatatattttaatattttattttattaaaactatttataaaattttataaatttaatattttatattatttattttaatataattatttttaatttgtaaaatttcaataacttaaattttcctaaattgattatttatccaaacaaaacaaaacaattacgaatcttaacattttaaattgatGAACTCTAaaatactaacattttaaatttttcaaaaattaaaatcttcatCCAAACAAAAAAAGTTAACTTCGGGATAATTTTTACtatacttaaattattgtggtttatatataaataacaaacttaaatGGGATGAATTTACTTACAccaatgtaaaattaaattttgtaacttttcacaccattaatattttaaaatttaaccattaaatttatcaaaatatatgtaCTTGTCGTGCAtgcaaatttttaaatgatctGATATTTCTAtcctatttatttaaaatactatttatattaatacatattaatGGTTGAAagtattttacataaaataaatagttatgaattttaatttataccaaAAGTATTATACATGATCCATATATATGAAGtgtaaaatatgatatttaattattaaaatattaattatgtaaaaattacaactaatataaaattatttaaaatttacacaaatataaataaatccatcccaatttatattattactgTTTATATCAGTGCATTAAAAAGATGTGTAGATGTTTGACAGAGGAACATGTCGTTTTGAGTCGGTTTGTTGAACCTGACTCGCGTTGaccatttaaaagaaaactttgaaATGCATTTACCAAATCCagaaattaatgaataaatagacactaaaaaagttaatgattttttacttgaatgtgttattttctatgttatattaataataaaataatatatttcaagctaattacattaaaattattattacatgtttATAAACAATTAAACAGTAAAAtgcttttttattaaattttaaaatcatacattaattacatataaatataagtatcacttaattttaactaattttcttTACTCAGTAGAGCAATCATAAATTTTGATGGCGAAATTGGGTGGAATGTTcaacaacattaaattaatatgagtggccaaaataaaattttaataaagttgagtgattaaaacaataaaatagttgTCAATAAGAGtgcccaattttttttttttttagatgcTAAATTGAAAACTTACCAAAGttgaaagattaaatttttaaatcttaaaaaaaattaatagcttTCATAatctttagatttttaaaatatatattcaaattttagaattttatcaaaatgtaaaaaattctattcattagattttgaaatgaatttttaaggaacaaagatcaaattaataaaaattgtaaacgATTCCGCCACTTTTTCaattaacatatcatcaacTAATAGCAAGGATTTAGCAAAGgatcaaattattaaataaataagaacttaatttctcaaaattaaaataagggactaaattttaaattgttaaacaATATGTAAGGGTGAGTATTCAATCGAGtcaaatcgagtcaaaaaatttcgagttgattcaagtcgagttgacgaatcttATTATTTGTACTCAATGTTGCGTTTATATGaaccgattatttaactacgtaaacaatataatgattttattttttaacttaattggtAAACACTTATCAAAATGaagtaattttaccttttaacttaatgattttgacttttaactttagaaaatgtaaacatttatcaaaacggcatagttttgccttttcttattgatttttagaaaactcgaattgtgtaattcatattcgagttaaatcaaaattttaatttttttatttgagttaacccgaataactcaattaacttgaataactcaaactatttaatttttatcaaattttattaatcaaatcgGATTTTGCTCATGGACTTGACTGGCATGATATTTAAGGgaaaaaaccttcaaaatatTGTTAGTTTAAAAGTTGGGCCTATTAATGGATTGCTTTTAGAATATTCAAGTGAACTGGACCCGGGTTTTGAACCAGTAACACTCGCCTGACTCTATCACattataatttatcttttaaaaaaattatctaaattatttgttatttggCATAATTAGATCTGTTAGGGTTCTAATCATCTATGTAGGTTAAAATAAGGTTCTTATTTTTCGCATACATTGGTTGGCtctcaaatagaaaaaaacaaaagtacgaaggaaaacaaaattatagCATCAATGTACCGTTGGATATAACGATCACTGTCAGACAAAGTTTGACAAGCAGTCAATGTGgagaaattaacaaaattttaaaaaaattccaaacaGAATTGGGGGGCTTCATTCATCATGATTCTGTCCTGTCTCAGGAAATGAGAAAATCATGGTCTGCTTGTATTTTTACCTTATTATATACAATCATGGTCAAATATGTTTCATAAATCCCCGGAGgaatattagaaaatgattGGTAATTCGACAGTGTAATCATTAATTTACTGCCACGAATTTCAccgcttttattttattcatcacTACAGACTACGTAGTTGAGACAGTGAAAGCTTTCACATATGGAAAATAATTAGTATCACCAtctaattttcttcttcatatcCGCTCGCTGCATgccatatatataatttgtatttcaATTCACGCTAATTTTTCTCTGTAACCATCTTTGCAACTTCAAAAATGCTTTAATTAGAGGGAAAACTTGTGTAAGTAAGGAGTGCGCTGCAAAAGTAAGCAAGAAAGAAATCACATAGTACTCCTTTTATTTCACGCCATCTGACTATCACTGACAACCTAGATAACCGAGTGagaggtttttttctttttttcttgaagAATTAATAACAACAGTCCATCATTTTCCTGGGGAAATATCGTTTGTCAACCCAGGGATTCCCAATTTCTCATGATATGCATGCATGCCATGCATTCCACATTAACCATTTATCCTAAGCAACATTATGATATATCATATATCCCTATTTTCTTTCCCCTACTTTCATGATATATCATATATCCCACATTAACCAGGGCTCTTcttcttttgttctttctttatGTGGCCGGCGATCACTTCATCATATATTCCGGCAAGCttgatgggttttttttttcttttgtaaaatggaaagaaaaaagaatagtaGTATAAgattatttcttctttcttggaCGATGATGATCACATACCAAgctaatgaaaattttgatactaGAAGTCATAGATTTCCGTAAAGAAGAATTAAagttgtaaataataataagatgagaAAATCTGTAAGTTAATGCTTAGTAAAAAGAAGCTGACAAGCACGAAATAAGCTCAGCTCACATTGGCGTCACTCCGTACTCTGCACGGTAACCCTAGCTAGCTagttattgttgaaaaagaaagCTTACACTATTTTAAAAccttgtattttaattaaaaaaacgaaAAGTAAAACAGATTGCAAATCATAATCCATATATAAATCTGATAAAATATAAACGTAAAagttaattcatataatatttaagAGTTAGCTAGGCCTAGCTAGACCAGAATATTCCGGTAAACTGTTGTTAAACATTGGAGTGTTAAACAAGAGAATCAGAGCCAAAGTGCACCAGCTTCTTTGAGGAGAGGGACCAATGTGCCATTGATGTGGCAAGCCATGAGGGTTTCAATGCCACCAAGGAACTTGCCACCCACAAACACGGCAGGGACAGGCTGTCGACCATCAGCGACGAGCTGGAAGAGGACGGCTTGGATATCAGGACCGGCTCCATGGTGATCAAGCTCGATGATGGTGGGACCAACGCCGAGGCCGAAGAGGAGGCGTTTAGCCACAGTGCACATGCAACAGCCACTCATGCTGAACAGAACTACTGCGTTTGTGGAAGCCAGCTGCCTCACTATCTTGTATGGATTGTCAAGCATCAtcgttgttgctgatgcctcGGTTTCTATCCCTATGTTGCTTGCCATCCGAATCCCAGTTTTGTTTGTCACCTGCATCTTTGGGTTCGATCACAACAACAAAAGATAATAGCAGAACACGAAAAAATATGTGAACAAACTTTTGAAGGGAAAAGAAACGAAAGAGTTTTTACAGGTTGAAGAGAGGAAGGGGATGATGAAAACCAGTAATAAATGAGAAGAGTGGTGAAAATGGAATGTGAAATGAAGAGCTTTCTTGTAGGTATATATTTTGAAGCTGAGAATAGAAAGATAAAACGAAACAGTGACAATTGACTCTGATCACTTTTACactgtgtatatatataatataatataggagtattaaaataaataaataaaaaagtgattAGGCCAAAGAAATACTTTTTCTTTAGGGTAAAAATGAAACATTCTGCCCTAGTGGTGCAAAAACGTGAAAGAAAGAGAGACCTAGAGAGATAATCAAAGATATGAAATAAACA
This sequence is a window from Gossypium raimondii isolate GPD5lz chromosome 5, ASM2569854v1, whole genome shotgun sequence. Protein-coding genes within it:
- the LOC105769763 gene encoding endoplasmic reticulum oxidoreductin-1, which codes for MVESEVKKIKKGDKMKWRWVIGAFTTILLAIALASRSTPKIPFKSGQFSKSCHCPQDKHRYSGIVEDCCCDYETVDHLNEEVLHPLLQDLVKTPFFRYFKVKLWCNCPFWPDDGMCRLRDCSVCECPENEFPELFKKPYHHGLPSDDLKCQEGKPQAAVDRTLDSKAFRGWTETDNPWTYDDETDNSEMTYVNLQLNPERYTGYTGPSARRIWDAVYSENCPKYPAEELCQEEKILYKLISGLHSSISIHIASDYLLDEATNLWGHNLDLMYNRVLRYPNRVQNLYFTFLFVLRAVTKAADYLEQAEYDTGNPTEDLKTHSLMRQLLYNPKLQAACPLPFDEAKLWKGQRGPELKQKIQAQFKNISALMDCVGCEKCRLWGKLQVLGLGTALKILFSVNGEDHSHQTLELQRNEVIALINLLNRLSESIKFVHEMGAAAEKLNEGTVTSTRLNSLVQQAWASIVKT
- the LOC105767634 gene encoding glutaredoxin-C9, whose translation is MQVTNKTGIRMASNIGIETEASATTMMLDNPYKIVRQLASTNAVVLFSMSGCCMCTVAKRLLFGLGVGPTIIELDHHGAGPDIQAVLFQLVADGRQPVPAVFVGGKFLGGIETLMACHINGTLVPLLKEAGALWL